In one Methylobacterium sp. SyP6R genomic region, the following are encoded:
- a CDS encoding CobW family GTP-binding protein — protein sequence MTDTPGRPAPIPLTLLTGFLGAGKTTLLNRLLQAPELADTVVIVNEFGEVGLDHLLIETVDEGMILLGAGCLCCTVRGDLIATLEDLLRKRDNGRIQPFRRVVIETTGLADPAPILHALLYHPYVAMRYALQGVVTVVDAVNGDGTLDAHPEALRQVAVADRLVVTKADLADGRDEALRARLHRINPGAAILAPDAPADALLGGLFDPDGKVADVRAWLGAEDHHHHHHGHDHHHHDVNRHDAAIRAFHLVSDAPVPRAAFEMFLDLLRSAHGPKLLRLKGLVALADDPGRPVVVHGVQHVVHTPATLPAWPDGDTRSRLVLIVRDLDPAFVRRLWDAFLGRPAVDAPDAAALTGNPLAIPGG from the coding sequence ATGACCGACACCCCAGGCCGCCCGGCCCCGATCCCGCTCACGCTCCTCACCGGCTTCCTCGGAGCCGGGAAGACCACCCTGCTCAACCGGCTTCTCCAGGCGCCCGAGCTCGCCGACACGGTGGTGATCGTCAACGAGTTCGGCGAGGTCGGGCTCGATCACCTGCTGATCGAGACGGTGGACGAGGGGATGATCCTGCTCGGGGCCGGCTGCCTGTGCTGCACGGTGCGTGGCGACCTGATCGCCACCCTGGAGGACCTGCTGCGTAAGCGCGACAACGGGCGGATCCAGCCGTTCCGCCGGGTGGTGATCGAGACCACCGGCCTCGCCGATCCGGCGCCGATCCTGCACGCGCTGCTCTACCATCCCTACGTGGCGATGCGGTACGCGCTCCAGGGCGTCGTCACGGTGGTCGACGCGGTCAACGGCGACGGCACCCTCGACGCGCACCCGGAGGCCCTGCGCCAGGTCGCGGTGGCGGACCGGCTGGTGGTGACCAAGGCCGATCTCGCCGACGGGCGGGACGAGGCCCTGCGCGCGCGCCTGCACCGGATCAACCCGGGCGCCGCGATCCTGGCGCCGGACGCCCCGGCTGACGCGCTGCTCGGCGGGTTGTTCGACCCCGACGGCAAGGTGGCGGACGTGCGGGCCTGGCTCGGCGCGGAGGACCATCATCATCACCATCACGGCCACGATCATCACCACCACGACGTCAACCGGCACGATGCGGCGATCCGGGCCTTCCACCTGGTGAGCGACGCGCCGGTGCCGCGCGCGGCGTTCGAGATGTTCCTCGACCTGCTGCGTTCCGCCCACGGGCCGAAGCTCCTGCGCCTGAAGGGGCTGGTGGCGCTCGCCGACGATCCGGGCCGCCCGGTGGTGGTGCACGGGGTGCAGCACGTCGTCCATACGCCCGCGACCTTGCCGGCCTGGCCCGACGGCGATACCCGCTCGCGGCTGGTCCTGATCGTGCGCGACCTCGATCCCGCCTTCGTGCGCCGGCTGTGGGACGCCTTCCTGGGCCGGCCGGCGGTCGATGCGCCCGACGCCGCGGCGCTGACCGGCAACCCGCTGGCGATCCCGGGCGGCTGA
- a CDS encoding GNAT family N-acetyltransferase — protein sequence MSTPFTLIEGGLTGAVSLRAELRHPSSLREPEVEAWRSLMARALEPSVYADPDFTLTVAQHLADGRTLALLLVWQDGLRTPTLRGVLPLRLPARQGLAGRARLWRLPLAGTAEAAIDAGHAASVLRTALDHLRLSRLRLVDLHWPDLRPDSGLAVALGEAAGGTGRRLAVADQAEAPAPETAPLTLPAGRTSLERVRDPARLRDAVEHFLVLDARRGPDSLLADPATATAFRVVTRRFAHRGQACVDLVRRDGEVVAAAVHLATGRHDTIWRQAGLCLAQAPALAPAPARIEALVTVEASGVARRTPQPRTLRRLMRLRA from the coding sequence ATGAGCACTCCCTTCACGCTGATCGAGGGCGGTCTGACGGGCGCAGTGAGCCTGCGGGCGGAGCTGCGCCATCCCTCCTCGCTGCGCGAGCCCGAGGTGGAGGCCTGGCGCAGCCTGATGGCCCGCGCCCTCGAGCCGAGCGTCTACGCCGATCCGGACTTCACCCTGACGGTGGCGCAGCACCTCGCCGACGGCCGGACCCTGGCACTGCTGCTGGTCTGGCAGGACGGCCTGCGCACGCCGACCTTACGCGGCGTGCTGCCGCTGCGGCTGCCGGCGCGCCAGGGCCTGGCCGGCCGCGCCCGGCTCTGGCGCCTGCCGCTCGCCGGCACTGCCGAGGCGGCGATCGATGCCGGCCACGCCGCTTCGGTGCTGCGCACCGCCCTCGACCATCTGCGGCTGTCGCGCTTGCGCCTCGTCGACCTGCACTGGCCGGACCTGCGGCCGGATTCGGGCCTCGCGGTCGCCCTCGGCGAGGCCGCGGGCGGTACCGGGCGCCGCCTGGCGGTCGCGGACCAGGCCGAGGCGCCGGCGCCCGAAACGGCTCCCCTGACCCTGCCGGCCGGGCGGACCTCGCTGGAGCGGGTGCGGGACCCGGCGCGCCTGCGCGACGCCGTCGAGCATTTTCTGGTACTGGATGCCCGGCGCGGCCCCGACAGCCTGCTCGCCGACCCCGCGACCGCCACCGCCTTCCGGGTGGTGACACGGCGCTTCGCCCATCGCGGCCAAGCCTGCGTCGATCTGGTGCGGCGGGACGGGGAGGTGGTGGCGGCGGCCGTCCACCTCGCGACCGGACGGCACGACACGATCTGGCGCCAGGCTGGCCTCTGCCTGGCGCAAGCGCCGGCCCTCGCGCCGGCACCCGCCCGCATCGAGGCCCTGGTCACGGTCGAGGCGTCGGGCGTCGCCCGTCGGACGCCGCAGCCCAGAACCCTGCGCCGCCTGATGCGCCTGCGGGCCTGA
- a CDS encoding HPr family phosphocarrier protein: MTPFADTDDADGELPPVPEGASARDLPIINRRGLHARASAKFVQTVEKFGSEVTVSRGGETVGGRSIMGLLTLGAAQGTSIRVTALGPDQDSCMEAITALLANRFGEDE; this comes from the coding sequence ATGACGCCCTTTGCCGACACAGACGATGCCGACGGCGAGTTGCCGCCGGTTCCCGAGGGCGCGAGCGCCCGCGACCTGCCGATCATCAACCGCCGCGGCCTGCACGCCCGGGCCTCCGCCAAGTTCGTGCAGACGGTGGAGAAATTCGGCTCGGAGGTCACGGTGAGCCGGGGCGGCGAGACGGTGGGCGGGCGCTCGATCATGGGCCTGCTCACCCTCGGGGCCGCGCAGGGCACCAGCATCCGGGTCACGGCGCTCGGGCCCGACCAGGATTCCTGCATGGAGGCGATCACCGCCCTCCTCGCCAACCGCTTCGGCGAGGACGAGTAG
- a CDS encoding HPr kinase/phosphorylase encodes MGAVHASCVVLGEDGVLIRGPAGSGKSTLVRDLIGLGAISGVFAALVGDDRVTLTPRHGRLVAAPHPALAGLLEIRGLGLQPVDATVPSAILRLVVDLAEAAPRMPEAADETVLLRGVALPRTILPPDPGRAATVLWRWRRLRVMMMTD; translated from the coding sequence ATGGGGGCCGTCCACGCCAGCTGCGTCGTGCTCGGCGAGGATGGGGTCCTGATCCGGGGACCGGCGGGGAGCGGCAAATCGACCCTGGTCCGTGACCTGATCGGGCTCGGCGCTATCTCGGGCGTCTTCGCTGCCCTGGTGGGAGACGACCGCGTGACCCTGACGCCGCGGCACGGTCGCCTCGTCGCCGCCCCGCACCCGGCGCTGGCCGGCCTCCTGGAGATCCGCGGGCTGGGCCTGCAACCCGTTGACGCCACGGTGCCTTCGGCGATCCTGCGGCTCGTCGTCGACCTCGCCGAGGCGGCCCCGCGGATGCCCGAGGCCGCCGACGAGACGGTTCTTCTCCGGGGGGTGGCGCTTCCCAGAACGATCCTGCCGCCGGACCCCGGCCGGGCCGCAACGGTGTTGTGGCGTTGGCGCCGCCTCCGTGTCATGATGATGACCGATTGA
- a CDS encoding PTS sugar transporter subunit IIA → MIGMVLVTHGLLATEFKAALEHVVGPQEQLETITIGPEDDMEVRRKDIMSAVCRVNTGEGVVVLTDMFGGTPSNLALSCMNGGSVEVVAGINLPMLIKLASVRDEESLGEAVLHAQEAGRKYINVASRVLAGK, encoded by the coding sequence ATGATTGGAATGGTGCTCGTCACCCACGGCCTGCTCGCGACGGAATTCAAAGCCGCGCTGGAGCACGTCGTGGGGCCGCAAGAGCAGCTCGAGACGATCACCATCGGCCCCGAGGACGACATGGAGGTCCGTCGCAAGGACATCATGTCGGCGGTGTGCCGGGTGAATACCGGCGAGGGCGTCGTCGTGCTGACCGACATGTTCGGGGGCACGCCCTCGAACCTCGCCCTCTCCTGCATGAACGGCGGCTCGGTCGAGGTGGTCGCCGGCATCAACCTGCCGATGCTGATCAAGCTCGCCAGCGTGCGCGACGAGGAATCCCTGGGCGAGGCGGTGCTCCACGCCCAGGAAGCGGGGCGCAAGTACATCAACGTCGCCTCGCGGGTGCTCGCCGGCAAGTAG